From the Falsibacillus albus genome, one window contains:
- a CDS encoding stage V sporulation protein D, whose protein sequence is MTLLAGLVIFGIIDIRLGYVQFIMGDMLTGKAKDSWSRNIPFEPERGKIEDRNGVELATNQSAPTVYVVPRQVVNPAETAEKLAAALNMSKEKAYQIITKRSSIERIPEGRKISYEKANEVRELGLKGIYIGEDSKRYYPFGSYLSHVLGFAGVDNQGLMGLELEYDKELSGKKGSVQFYSDAKGKRMPDMSDDYEPPVDGLDLKLTIDTKVQTIVERELDIAEATYNPDGLIAIAMNPNNGEILAMSSRPTFDPANFRNVSPEVYNRNLPIWSTFEPGSTFKIITLAAALQEGKVDLEHDHFYDSGSVEVAGSTLHCWKRGGHGSETFLEVVQNSCNPGFVELGQRLGKEKLFKYIKDFGFGEKTGIDLQGEGKGILFNLDRVGPVEQATTAFGQGVAVTPIQQVAAVAAAVNGGILYQPYIAKELVDPKTGDVVMRKTPVAKRRVISEETSKKIRNALETVVALGTGKNAYVDMYRVGGKTGTAQKAQNGRYLENNYIVSFMGFAPADDPQLVVYVAVDNPKGTVAFGGTVAAPIVGNIMEDSLRAIGVEPRKNQIEKKPSILDAPTVKVPNLVGLTKKELQQYLYDIKLDVSGSGDKVIKQSPQPGTKVEVGSTIRIYMN, encoded by the coding sequence ATGACATTGCTGGCAGGGCTCGTGATATTTGGGATTATTGACATACGGCTTGGGTATGTACAATTTATCATGGGGGATATGCTGACTGGTAAAGCAAAGGATTCTTGGAGCAGGAATATCCCCTTTGAGCCTGAAAGAGGAAAGATAGAAGATCGGAATGGAGTGGAGCTTGCCACAAACCAGAGTGCCCCTACCGTATATGTTGTGCCGAGGCAGGTAGTCAATCCTGCAGAGACAGCTGAAAAGCTTGCTGCAGCTTTAAATATGTCCAAAGAAAAAGCTTATCAAATCATCACCAAACGTTCCTCGATTGAAAGGATTCCCGAAGGCAGGAAAATATCATACGAGAAAGCGAACGAGGTGCGTGAACTAGGGTTGAAAGGAATATATATTGGAGAAGACTCAAAAAGATATTATCCTTTCGGAAGCTACTTATCACACGTGTTGGGCTTTGCTGGAGTTGACAATCAGGGCCTGATGGGACTCGAATTGGAGTATGACAAAGAGCTGAGCGGCAAAAAAGGTTCTGTCCAATTCTATTCCGATGCAAAAGGGAAGAGGATGCCGGACATGTCGGATGACTATGAGCCGCCTGTCGATGGACTTGACTTAAAATTAACGATTGATACGAAGGTGCAGACGATTGTGGAGCGTGAGCTGGATATTGCAGAGGCAACCTATAATCCTGATGGATTGATTGCGATCGCCATGAATCCGAATAATGGTGAAATTCTGGCCATGTCGAGCAGGCCTACATTCGATCCCGCAAATTTCAGAAATGTTTCCCCGGAGGTTTACAACAGGAACCTCCCCATTTGGAGTACATTTGAGCCGGGTTCCACGTTCAAGATCATCACTCTGGCTGCTGCCCTTCAGGAAGGAAAAGTGGATCTCGAACACGACCATTTCTATGATTCCGGTTCTGTCGAGGTAGCAGGGTCTACGCTTCACTGCTGGAAGCGTGGAGGACATGGATCTGAAACCTTCCTCGAGGTCGTCCAGAATTCCTGCAACCCGGGCTTTGTGGAACTGGGGCAGCGTCTGGGGAAGGAGAAATTGTTCAAATATATCAAGGATTTCGGATTTGGAGAAAAAACGGGGATCGATTTGCAGGGGGAAGGAAAAGGGATCCTTTTCAACCTGGATCGCGTAGGACCAGTCGAGCAGGCGACAACCGCCTTTGGGCAAGGTGTTGCAGTTACCCCGATCCAACAGGTAGCAGCAGTGGCAGCTGCGGTTAATGGAGGAATATTATATCAACCATACATTGCAAAAGAATTGGTTGATCCAAAGACCGGGGATGTAGTGATGAGGAAGACTCCGGTAGCAAAAAGGCGTGTCATCTCAGAAGAGACATCAAAGAAAATCCGCAATGCCTTGGAAACTGTCGTCGCACTCGGCACAGGTAAAAATGCATATGTGGATATGTATCGTGTCGGAGGAAAGACAGGGACCGCCCAAAAAGCCCAGAACGGAAGATATTTAGAAAATAACTATATCGTTTCATTCATGGGGTTTGCCCCTGCGGATGATCCACAGCTGGTAGTATATGTTGCGGTGGATAACCCTAAAGGAACAGTTGCATTTGGTGGAACGGTCGCTGCGCCGATTGTTGGCAACATCATGGAGGATAGCCTTAGGGCTATTGGAGTGGAACCTCGTAAAAATCAAATTGAAAAGAAGCCATCGATTTTGGATGCTCCGACAGTGAAAGTACCTAACCTTGTTGGATTGACAAAAAAAGAACTTCAGCAATATTTGTACGATATTAAACTTGATGTCAGCGGGTCGGGAGATAAAGTCATCAAACAATCGCCTCAACCAGGTACGAAGGTGGAAGTGGGCTCGACAATCAGAATCTATATGAATTGA
- a CDS encoding penicillin-binding protein, whose amino-acid sequence MKSNKVNRNVGAAVLFLIFGLLFFVLIVRFLTIQITGQVEGKALAAKAAHKYLRSEILDAKRGTIFDQNGEVIAEDTDSFSLVAILDKKMTTDPDHPHNVVDPKMTAEKLSKYIDMSESEIYDILNKKGRFQVEFGSAGRDISVETKKKIEAEHLPGITFKRESKRFYPNGVFASHLIGYAQKEEDKDGKVKTIGKMGIEKSFNSILSGKDGTLQYDSDLWGYLLPNKKEMVKKPQNGSDIYMTLDKKIQTFLEDSMNQVEEKYKPKKMVAIVADPKTGKILAMSQRPTFHPSTREGIADNWHNLNVESQYEPGSTMKVFTLSAAVESGAFDPNERYQSGTYYVGKSPIRDHNWGAGWGKITYLEGVQRSSNVAFVKLLEKMGDDTFKDYLNRFGFGQPTGIDLPNEASGNILFKYPIERATTAFGQGTTVTPMQMIQGMTAIANNGTMMKPYVVDKIVNPNTKEVKKTQPEVAGHPIKPETAKKVRDILGTVVTAEHGTGHSYALDGYSVAGKTGTAQIPDPKTGKYMTGNDNYIFSFAGMAPKDDPQLIMYVAVQQPHLQQNEEGLPDSGSVPVSMIFNPVMKSSLQYMNIKPEKNISAKITKVPDFKGQNIGSIPDNMKKDGIDLVKLGNGTTITEQLPAPGSNLLEGEKVVVKTNGPMNLPNMTGWSKRDVLKVAELENLKLNTMGSGYVVSQNLKPDSPVVEGDHLVVNFMTPEQVRTKKENDKIAKEKQKGEEATPQD is encoded by the coding sequence ATGAAATCGAATAAAGTAAATAGAAATGTCGGAGCAGCGGTATTATTCTTAATATTCGGCCTGCTCTTTTTTGTATTGATTGTCCGGTTCTTGACGATTCAAATCACTGGACAGGTGGAAGGCAAGGCTTTAGCAGCAAAAGCGGCTCATAAATACTTGCGTTCTGAAATACTTGATGCTAAAAGGGGGACGATCTTTGATCAAAATGGTGAAGTGATCGCAGAGGATACCGATTCCTTTTCACTCGTTGCCATCCTCGATAAGAAGATGACAACCGATCCGGACCACCCCCACAATGTTGTCGACCCTAAGATGACAGCGGAAAAACTTTCGAAATACATAGATATGAGCGAAAGTGAGATATATGATATTTTGAATAAAAAAGGCAGATTCCAGGTGGAATTCGGCAGTGCTGGACGAGATATTTCCGTTGAGACGAAAAAGAAAATCGAAGCAGAGCACCTGCCCGGAATAACGTTCAAAAGGGAATCCAAACGATTCTATCCAAATGGAGTATTCGCATCTCACTTGATTGGCTATGCCCAAAAAGAAGAAGATAAAGACGGAAAAGTGAAGACAATCGGAAAGATGGGGATCGAGAAAAGCTTTAATTCCATCCTTTCAGGGAAAGATGGTACCCTCCAATATGACAGTGATCTATGGGGCTATCTTCTTCCGAATAAGAAAGAGATGGTGAAAAAACCGCAAAATGGGTCGGATATTTATATGACCCTTGATAAAAAGATCCAAACATTTTTGGAAGATTCCATGAATCAAGTCGAGGAAAAATATAAACCGAAAAAAATGGTGGCGATCGTGGCAGATCCGAAAACAGGTAAGATCCTTGCCATGAGTCAGAGGCCGACCTTCCACCCTTCAACCAGGGAAGGAATCGCAGATAATTGGCACAACTTGAATGTGGAATCCCAATATGAACCTGGATCGACCATGAAGGTTTTTACCCTTTCGGCGGCGGTTGAGAGCGGTGCATTCGACCCGAATGAGCGATATCAGTCGGGAACATATTATGTTGGAAAATCGCCTATAAGGGATCATAACTGGGGAGCAGGATGGGGCAAGATCACCTATTTGGAAGGGGTTCAGCGTTCATCCAATGTTGCCTTCGTCAAGCTGCTTGAAAAAATGGGCGACGATACCTTCAAGGATTACTTAAACCGTTTCGGCTTCGGCCAGCCGACCGGCATCGACCTTCCGAATGAAGCTTCGGGGAATATCCTATTTAAGTATCCTATCGAAAGAGCGACTACAGCTTTCGGACAAGGAACGACGGTCACGCCTATGCAAATGATACAGGGGATGACTGCCATCGCCAACAACGGCACGATGATGAAGCCTTATGTCGTCGACAAAATTGTCAATCCAAATACGAAAGAGGTAAAAAAGACGCAGCCTGAGGTTGCCGGCCACCCGATCAAGCCGGAAACCGCCAAGAAAGTCCGGGACATCTTAGGGACGGTCGTGACGGCGGAACATGGGACAGGGCATTCATATGCCCTTGATGGCTACTCTGTTGCAGGAAAGACTGGAACAGCTCAAATTCCGGATCCGAAAACCGGCAAATATATGACAGGTAACGATAATTATATCTTTTCGTTCGCCGGCATGGCCCCGAAGGATGACCCTCAGCTAATCATGTATGTCGCCGTCCAGCAGCCGCATTTGCAGCAGAACGAAGAAGGCTTGCCAGACAGCGGCTCTGTGCCGGTATCCATGATTTTCAATCCTGTCATGAAAAGCAGCCTGCAATACATGAACATCAAGCCGGAGAAGAATATTTCGGCAAAAATCACTAAGGTGCCCGATTTTAAAGGACAAAACATCGGTTCCATCCCGGATAATATGAAAAAAGATGGCATCGATCTTGTTAAATTAGGAAATGGCACAACAATAACTGAACAGCTGCCTGCCCCGGGATCCAACCTTTTGGAAGGGGAAAAAGTCGTTGTGAAAACCAACGGACCGATGAATTTGCCAAACATGACTGGATGGTCCAAGCGAGATGTACTCAAAGTCGCAGAGCTGGAAAACCTTAAGTTGAATACGATGGGAAGCGGATATGTGGTCAGTCAAAACCTAAAACCGGATTCACCTGTTGTCGAGGGAGATCACCTTGTCGTGAATTTCATGACGCCAGAACAAGTCAGAACCAAGAAAGAGAATGACAAGATCGCAAAAGAAAAACAAAAAGGCGAAGAAGCAACACCGCAGGATTAA
- the ftsL gene encoding cell division protein FtsL → MENLARKQERNFVSHGQPDIAPKKAPLKRRGITPGEKILGILFVAFICIVAVRMVSTQASIYGVNKHIQDVESTIHEQKKSNNDLEMQISELSRFERIKKEANKLGLKLNEDNVKVVDQK, encoded by the coding sequence ATGGAAAACTTAGCACGTAAGCAGGAAAGGAATTTTGTCAGTCATGGCCAGCCGGACATAGCCCCAAAGAAAGCACCGCTTAAACGTCGCGGCATCACACCTGGCGAGAAAATCCTCGGTATTTTATTTGTGGCATTCATATGCATCGTTGCTGTCAGAATGGTATCTACACAAGCATCCATTTATGGGGTTAATAAGCATATTCAAGATGTTGAAAGCACCATTCATGAACAAAAGAAATCCAATAACGACCTTGAAATGCAAATCAGTGAATTGAGCCGCTTCGAACGCATTAAAAAAGAAGCCAATAAACTGGGCTTAAAACTGAATGAAGATAATGTTAAGGTTGTGGACCAAAAATGA
- the rsmH gene encoding 16S rRNA (cytosine(1402)-N(4))-methyltransferase RsmH, with protein MFEHTTVLLKETVDGLNIKPDGIYVDCTLGGAGHSEYLLSQLSKEGRLYAFDQDETAIAHAKEKLARYESQVTFIKSNFKYIAEELRSIGVQHVDGVLYDLGVSSPQLDTPERGFSYHHDAPLDMRMDTSSSVSAFEVVNHWSYEDLVRIFFRYGEEKFSKQIARKIEAAREKAPIETTHQLVELIKEGIPAPARRKGGHPAKRIFQAIRIAVNDELSVFEESLKSAIDLVNSGGRISVITFHSLEDRICKSIFKEGSTGPELPPGLPVIPDEYKPVLKLVNRKPILASEDELEINNRARSAKLRVAEKL; from the coding sequence ATGTTTGAACATACAACAGTATTATTGAAAGAAACGGTAGATGGATTGAACATCAAGCCGGATGGGATTTATGTCGATTGTACATTGGGCGGCGCAGGGCACAGTGAATATTTGCTGTCCCAGTTATCAAAAGAAGGCAGGCTTTATGCCTTTGATCAAGATGAAACCGCCATCGCGCATGCCAAGGAAAAGCTGGCTCGATATGAAAGCCAGGTCACGTTCATTAAAAGCAACTTTAAATACATAGCGGAAGAGCTTCGATCAATCGGTGTACAGCATGTTGATGGAGTCCTATATGATCTTGGAGTTTCATCTCCCCAGCTCGATACCCCAGAGAGAGGCTTCAGCTATCATCATGATGCCCCGCTCGATATGAGAATGGATACGAGCAGTTCCGTTTCTGCTTTTGAAGTCGTTAATCATTGGTCTTATGAAGATCTTGTCAGGATTTTCTTTAGATATGGAGAAGAGAAATTTTCAAAGCAAATAGCCAGAAAAATTGAAGCAGCAAGGGAAAAAGCTCCGATAGAAACAACGCATCAGCTTGTCGAACTTATTAAGGAAGGCATCCCTGCGCCAGCAAGAAGAAAAGGCGGACATCCAGCCAAGAGAATATTCCAGGCAATCCGCATTGCAGTCAATGATGAACTTTCCGTATTTGAAGAATCATTAAAGAGTGCGATTGATTTGGTGAACAGTGGTGGGAGAATCAGTGTGATCACTTTCCATTCGCTGGAAGACAGGATCTGCAAGAGCATCTTTAAAGAAGGAAGTACTGGTCCAGAGCTGCCGCCGGGATTGCCTGTCATACCGGATGAGTATAAGCCTGTCCTGAAACTGGTAAATAGAAAGCCAATTTTGGCCAGTGAAGATGAATTAGAGATAAATAATCGTGCAAGATCCGCAAAATTGAGAGTGGCGGAAAAACTATAA
- the mraZ gene encoding division/cell wall cluster transcriptional repressor MraZ, which produces MFMGEYQHNVDNKGRLIVPAKFREHLGETFVLTRGLDQCLFGYPSSEWAQVEEKLKALPLTKKDARAFTRFFFSGATECEVDKQGRINIPGSLLGYAQLEKECVVLGVSNRIEIWSKALWEEYFVESEESFAEIAENMIGFDI; this is translated from the coding sequence ATGTTCATGGGGGAATATCAGCACAATGTTGATAATAAAGGGAGATTGATCGTCCCTGCTAAATTTCGTGAACACCTTGGTGAGACCTTTGTTTTGACAAGGGGCCTCGATCAATGTTTATTTGGATATCCTTCCTCAGAATGGGCCCAGGTTGAAGAAAAGTTAAAAGCTCTTCCCCTTACTAAAAAAGATGCCCGTGCATTTACTCGTTTTTTCTTTTCCGGTGCGACCGAGTGTGAAGTGGACAAGCAAGGCAGGATCAACATTCCCGGTTCGCTTCTGGGCTATGCACAGCTGGAAAAAGAATGTGTGGTTTTAGGCGTTTCCAATCGAATAGAGATTTGGAGCAAAGCATTATGGGAAGAATACTTCGTAGAATCTGAAGAATCATTTGCTGAGATAGCAGAGAATATGATAGGGTTTGATATTTAG